The genomic stretch TCCGCATCCGAGAGCTAGTTCTAATTGCAGCATGGTATATATGGCGAGAAAGTAGAGAAGTGACGCACGGTGAGACTGTTCAGACTGTCGCAAAAGCGATCATGTCAATTGGAGTTATGGCTTTGAATTACACACGGATTTGTAGTAagccaaagtctaaaccccgcgaTTGATGGAGTTGCCCACCAGAAGGGATGTACAAGATTAATTTTGATGCTTCATGTAATCCAGACACTAAAGAAGGGATGGATTGTGGTTTGCGCAGCAGATGGAACTTTTCAGAATTATTTTGCAGGCCGATTGTGAGTTAGCGATCCAAACCTTATTGGAAGGAGGCGAGTCCATGACGGCTAGACGGCTAGTGCAGCAATTTTCCGTGATTGTATGGTTAGAGAAAGTGGGTTTGATGATATTCATTTTGAGCATGCTCCAAGGGAAGTTAATATGGTGGCACATCCGGTAGCTaggtttgtttcttgtttatctGAATCTGTACCTGGGTCGATGAACCACCTAGGTTTTTTTGCGTTTTCCTTTAAACGTTATAACTGTGTTCAGCGATCAATAAAGTAATGCCGTTATGGCTTTCCCTGAGTAAGCAAAAGGGAGAGAAAAACATGTATTCTCGACTGAAAAAACGGAATTGGATTTGATGATGGCGAACCAACGGAAAGGGCCCAAAATGCCATGTGTAAACGTGTCTGCGCGCACCTGGAGACCCATTAAGTTGCCACTGTAGCCCAATAATGAATCACAAACGTATTACCCATGAACTGCCATTCTTGGTTTGCGTCTTTGTTGCTtcgtttttttaaaatttcttatgtactccctccgacaaATAATACTTGTTGCTGAAACAAGTGAATAAACACATTAAAATATACTATCTAGATACATTGGATTTAGCGACAAGTATTATGGATCAGATGGAGTATTTCTTTTTAGCTTTGGAGCAAAAGCACACACATGCAGGGAtagcctcttttttttttctttctaagcAAATAAATACAGCTATAACTTCTTATCCGGGCTGGTTCCTTGATTAATCCTACTCCAACCCTATTATCAGTCTGTTGTGGGCCGTAACGCATTGAGGCGCAGGTAAGCTATACGCCACCCTGCTTGCAATTCTAAAAGCAAAATGGTACATAGTGGGTCCTGGGGTCATCCATCATCTTCAACAGGAGCTTTCTCTCAAATGAAACAAATAGTCAACAACAACCGCGCACTTCAATAGTTCTCAAGAAGCAAAAGTACAGAGCAATTCAAACAAGAGAGTACATATACTACCTAGTGACATTGAGGTGAGATTTCTCTCCACCCAAATTAACTGTGTTATGCAAAAGAGCCTCACTATAACGTTGATTTTGGGGACACACCAAGCATCCCTTTGATTCCATGATGTAATTAATATCTaaacatgcaccatgttactcCTCATCGGTATACATACATGTCACAAAATTCCATCAAAGACAAGTGGAGAAATGATATTATTGACAACTTTAGCAACAGTGTTAGCAAAAGTATTACCATTATACAGAAATAGGACAACAAGGAGAAGAGAACATTTTAGCTCTTCTTTATACGATAGATGTGAGAGGAACCGATCAATTATGTACCTTCAAAAAATTAGTGTGCTGCCAACGCCTACTACTCCCGAAGGCCTAAACACTTGCACTGGTGTACAGCGTGGACCCCTGTGGGTTCATATTGTCGCAGAAACTGCCAAATATGTCATTGCAGCCAACCCATTTCCTATGCTCTCTTGCCTCCCAGTAGCCTCCAACATAACGGTATGTTCCATCCTTGGTGTCTCTTTGGAACCATCTTGGCTTCCAGCCACTCTCCTGCATGTTCCTTGCCTGTTTCAGAATAAGAAAATACAGCCATTGCAGATTAGAGCACATAAGCACCAGACATGTAGTTCTTCAGTGTTTTCCTTCCATGAAAAACTAAATGTGGTTGCATGTACAGGCAAACTGAATCAAGGTGGGCAAATGTAGGACAATATAGAGAGTGAGGGTATTATACCATCCGTTGCCTGGTCTCGAGGCGTAGTTTCTCAGAATATGCCTTCTCGTACTCTCCATTCTCTAGATGTCTCTGGTCTGGTCTCAGTCTTGAATCTGTTGGTGGAAGTTTCTCCTTAACAAGTGAGAAAATCGTTCTTTAGATTCCGAGCTAACAAAAAGTTGCAACAATGAGCTATATATGCATGTTGTATGTCTACCTTGAGGCCTGGTGTCAACTCGTTTAAAGTAatcgcaaatgatgacaagttATATCGAGTGGGATCTGTAGGCGGCTCATTTTTCTCCCACAACAAGGTGGCACCAACGCTCTGATGTGAAATATGTGAGTTCAGTTTAGAAGCATCATCACTAACAATGCAATACATGCTCTCATCCCACTTCCCCATCAGGGATGCAACCTTGGTCCCATCAGCATCTTTAACAAAGCCTTGAACCTTGCATAGAGTTATATATGTTAGTATGAATCTGTGCAGGCAGAAGAGACAGAGAGAATTTTGATtcagaaattgttcatcatacctGGCGAGGATTACGTTCCAGGAAAGACTGCTCTTTAAACATCAGCTTGCATGAATATTTTCTGTTTCCGCTGATGTTCATTATGCCATGGTGATGACAATAGACTCGACCAATGATAAGGTTGTTAATGGTAGTTGTAACCTTAAAAtgtaaacaaaaaaattagtcatTTATTCACAAGAAGTTATAATGAATACTTGCAGATCTAAGAACTCCATGTGTGCATAGAGACGTTGTTTCTAGATATAAATGAAATCACGTTATCTAGAGGTACCAAAATCTATTTGGGGTGCATCATACGACCTATGGAGAACAGGAAGGGTATACTATGCTGGAAGAACTAAAAAGCAGGCCAATCAGCAATcataaaagtgttttctcaagAATAATCATCAAAAAGTTGAATAGTACGAGTGCCTCTTGTGAACAGCTTGTACCTTACTCCACTGGAAAGTTTCTCCATCATCAAACTCTAGAGTTAATATGCCGCTAGGATCCACTTGAATCGACTGTCCCCAAAATTTACTCTTTACGTTGCTGTCTCCCCAAAATTTCCAACCTTTCCCTTCGCAATGGCATGCCATCGCCATCGGATGATGACTAACCTAGTAACATGAATAAACTAACAAATAAACTCAAAGATGGTGTGTCATATCAATATATCATATGTAACGAAATATAGGCCTGGCATCAGATGCCTGATATCACTTCCATTCTTTCAATCAAACAAACACTTGGTGCAAAAGAAATTTGGTCTTGTTTCAGTACACTGGATCAAATGAGAAATGCAGATGCGTTGGATACCAGACTAACCTTTTCAGAGAAGAAGCGTATTCCCTTTTCAGGGTAATCAGCTTCATAGGTTTCCCCTAACAATGGATTGAAAGGTTTGCACGGACGGCTCTCTGTGGAAGCATACCCAGAGACCGCAAAAGCAGCAACATACAGAATTCTCATCAGACTGTTTCCCTACATATTTCAAATTAAGATATTATCAACTCAAATCAGGGGCAAGTACATAAGTAATAGTACTAGTCAGAATTTAGATGTTAATATTGACTGAATTGAGAAATAACTTCATTATCTGCAATCTGATACTGCTACCAGTTTCAAGTGCTTTGTTTAACAGCCAACATGCATATTCATCACTTTCTGCTATATACAGATTTATATATTGCACTGCAATTCAGTCATGTGCGGAGTTATGTTCCACGTGTTTAATTTGCTTATAATGGTGCTCTAATCAGAAGTTATGTAAAGACATACCCTTGAGCCACATTCATATGCGCGGTCCAATAAAAAGGAGTATTCCAAGTCTTCAAAGCACTTTTGAAGCGACGAAATTGGCTCATTAAAGTAAACAGGAAGACAAACTCTTGTAAGATCCTTCCCTACATTATCTTTGATCATTGACCAAAggctgaaacttctctccttttcTACTGGTTCAGGTAACTTGGAACGCCTCTTTGAAGATGAGAGTAAATATTCGTTGGTCTTGTCAGCAGCTAATGAATCACCAAATTTGCAAGCTTCATCACCATAATTTAAGTATCTGCTTTCTAGGTCAGGAGTAGCAGCCGAGTCActgaaactttgccttgtatcATAGAAATGAaactcatcttcatcttgcattTGACCTAGTTTTTCTTGCTTGCCAGCATCATCAGAAGACTCTGTATTGCTGTATTCTGATGGCAAATAAAAAACATAGGGTAAATAAACGGAAGATGGAATAACTGTTTCCAGTGAAAATGCATTCAGTAAAGATGTAGTGATGTATTGGTCTAAACCATGATATTTCCATCATTTGACATTCAGATTAGTCCTACGGAAAAGCATAGATGAGTTGTAAAATATtcttgatttctaccatgttattgAAATATTGATGCCCAACGGACAATGGTAGTCATCGCTTCGTTGGCATTAATTTTCAACTTGGCATGATGAAAAACTACTAATCATGCTTGAAATTGTTTCTTTTCATG from Lolium rigidum isolate FL_2022 chromosome 4, APGP_CSIRO_Lrig_0.1, whole genome shotgun sequence encodes the following:
- the LOC124706219 gene encoding oxysterol-binding protein-related protein 2A-like isoform X2, translating into MQDEDEFHFYDTRQSFSDSAATPDLESRYLNYGDEACKFGDSLAADKTNEYLLSSSKRRSKLPEPVEKERSFSLWSMIKDNVGKDLTRVCLPVYFNEPISSLQKCFEDLEYSFLLDRAYECGSRGNSLMRILYVAAFAVSGYASTESRPCKPFNPLLGETYEADYPEKGIRFFSEKVSHHPMAMACHCEGKGWKFWGDSNVKSKFWGQSIQVDPSGILTLEFDDGETFQWSKVTTTINNLIIGRVYCHHHGIMNISGNRKYSCKLMFKEQSFLERNPRQVQGFVKDADGTKVASLMGKWDESMYCIVSDDASKLNSHISHQSVGATLLWEKNEPPTDPTRYNLSSFAITLNELTPGLKEKLPPTDSRLRPDQRHLENGEYEKAYSEKLRLETRQRMARNMQESGWKPRWFQRDTKDGTYRYVGGYWEAREHRKWVGCNDIFGSFCDNMNPQGSTLYTSASV
- the LOC124706219 gene encoding oxysterol-binding protein-related protein 1B-like isoform X1; this translates as MRAREMHPLCCLAADYCPGAEPDAGDRSPPPAADGAAVAGVLSKWTNIGRGWRPRWFAIRGGVLAYWKIRRRVAAAEDATASSPSTDASASASAAGAGARLIGAAACGAGEQPIGFVHLKISSFSESKSDDKRFYIITPTKTLQLRTGCAKDRVAWIEALVSARSESSLSGVLPCDQNGESFSTERLRDRLHAEGVGAAIVKDCEQIVHSEFSQYHTQMKQRCESYLSFIGSLPRELEVVSSGDGAIVDNPQLQLFKPDCSSSGKCSEYSNTESSDDAGKQEKLGQMQDEDEFHFYDTRQSFSDSAATPDLESRYLNYGDEACKFGDSLAADKTNEYLLSSSKRRSKLPEPVEKERSFSLWSMIKDNVGKDLTRVCLPVYFNEPISSLQKCFEDLEYSFLLDRAYECGSRGNSLMRILYVAAFAVSGYASTESRPCKPFNPLLGETYEADYPEKGIRFFSEKVSHHPMAMACHCEGKGWKFWGDSNVKSKFWGQSIQVDPSGILTLEFDDGETFQWSKVTTTINNLIIGRVYCHHHGIMNISGNRKYSCKLMFKEQSFLERNPRQVQGFVKDADGTKVASLMGKWDESMYCIVSDDASKLNSHISHQSVGATLLWEKNEPPTDPTRYNLSSFAITLNELTPGLKEKLPPTDSRLRPDQRHLENGEYEKAYSEKLRLETRQRMARNMQESGWKPRWFQRDTKDGTYRYVGGYWEAREHRKWVGCNDIFGSFCDNMNPQGSTLYTSASV